CATGTTTTCCGGATTGATCAGCCACAGGTATCTTGTGTTCTTCAACTCATCCCTGCCCTCTTTCATTAACTTTTTATGCTCCTCCCGCCTAACCTTGTTAACTGCGTCACCGAGATGCTTTGCAACATGAAACTTGTCGAATGCTATCTTTAAATCAGCATCAGGCACATGCTCACGAGTTGATGCCATATACGCCGGCCACATATCCATGCATACTGCCTCAAGGCTGTTCAGTTGCTTTACGCTCAATCCACTGTAATAATCGTCCAAACACGACTGGCTGCGGCCATTGCCAACATAAACAACTGCACCGTCGTCCTGCGATGTCACAACGGTTACATATTCATGGCGCTTTTGAAACGATGTCTCATCGACACTCAATCTTTTTGCGGTGCTTGCCTGACGCCGGGACAAGCCGCGCTTAACAGCCCTCTTCATGATTCCGTCAACCTCTGTCCATGTGAGATCCATCAGCCCTGATACCGCATGGATACTCGCCTCCTTGAGCCAACTGATTACCAGCGCCTCCATCAATGCTGTAAAGCGTGATCCGTTCTCAGCCCATGGAACTGTCACCTGATGGACTCCGTGGTCCGGGCATTTAATACGCGGAACCTCAGCCTCAATCATCGTTTTGAACTGGCATGTGTCAAGATGGCGCCACTTGCGCTTGCGCTTGTCATAGCC
This is a stretch of genomic DNA from Candidatus Zixiibacteriota bacterium. It encodes these proteins:
- a CDS encoding ISL3 family transposase, coding for MKDKDLYGQILGLSSPWYVADVSLRLGKGMVKIYVAVEEGAQLCCPVCGKASPGYDKRKRKWRHLDTCQFKTMIEAEVPRIKCPDHGVHQVTVPWAENGSRFTALMEALVISWLKEASIHAVSGLMDLTWTEVDGIMKRAVKRGLSRRQASTAKRLSVDETSFQKRHEYVTVVTSQDDGAVVYVGNGRSQSCLDDYYSGLSVKQLNSLEAVCMDMWPAYMASTREHVPDADLKIAFDKFHVAKHLGDAVNKVRREEHKKLMKEGRDELKNTRYLWLINPENMTREKWRDFKSLRESSLKTARAWAIKETAMRLWHYQSRSWAIKAWTSCINWAMRSKLEPVKKVARLIREHLWGIINAIVLKANNARAESMNAKIQKIKARACGFRNRDRFRNAIYFHLGGLNLYPDSVEAI